One genomic window of Numida meleagris isolate 19003 breed g44 Domestic line chromosome 1, NumMel1.0, whole genome shotgun sequence includes the following:
- the AVPR1A gene encoding vasopressin V1a receptor encodes MPVNSLSGKKWASENRIPWATPEDLCTTASSLIPEDNFASSEVTSWAAVPSGGPRRHPFAGPGDEARRGGGLRQAAGSHCRWRGAAEGGSSPSPEAWSRAPNGSAGGWDPFGRDEELAKLEIAVLAVTFAVAVLGNGSVLLALRRTPRKASRMHLFIRHLSLADLVVAFFQVLPQLCWEVTHRFHGPDGLCRVVKHLQVFGMFASAYMLVAMTADRYIAVCHPLKTLQQPTKRSYAMIAAAWALSLLLSTPQYFIFSLSEVERGSRVYDCWAHFIMPWGPRAYVTWITGGIFVAPVLILATCYGFICFRIWRSARGRARPGAAAGGGPRRGLLLAPCVSSVKSISRAKIRTVKMTFVIVSAYVVCWAPFFTIQMWSVWDQRFPWVDSENTATTVTALLASLNSCCNPWIYMFFSGHLLQDCVQSFPCCQKIKQTLSKEDSNSNSRRQTSFTNNRSPTHSLNTWRESPHSKSTSFIPVPT; translated from the exons ATGCCTGTGAATTCTCTCTCAG GCAAGAAATGGGCATCTGAAAACCGAATCCCGTGGGCTACTCCTGAAGACCTGTGTACTACGGCGAGTTCCTTAATTCCAGAGGATAACTTCGCATCGTCCGAAGTAACGTCGTGGGCCGCCGTCCCGTCCGGAGGTCCGAGACGACACCCCTTTGCCGGCCCCGGGGACGAGGCGAGGCGTGGCGGAGGGCTGCGTCAGGCGGCGGGCAGCCACTG CCGGTGGCGGGGGGCGGCCGAGGGcggcagcagccccagccccgagGCTTGGTCGCGGGCGCCCAACGGCAGCGCGGGCGGCTGGGACCCGTTCGGGCGGGACGAAGAGCTGGCCAAGCTGGAGATCGCCGTGCTGGCCGTCACCTTCGCGGTGGCGGTGCTGGGGAACGGCAGCGTGCTGCTGGCGCTGCGGCGCACCCCGCGCAAGGCGTCCCGCATGCACCTCTTCATCCGGCACCTCAGCCTGGCCGACCTGGTGGTCGCCTTCTTCCAGGTGCTGccgcagctctgctgggaggtCACGCACCGCTTCCACGGCCCCGACGGGCTCTGCCGCGTCGTCAAGCACCTGCAGGTGTTCGGCATGTTCGCCTCGGCGTACATGCTGGTGGCCATGACGGCCGACCGCTACATCGCCGTGTGCCACCCGCTGAAGACGCTGCAGCAGCCCACCAAGCGCTCCTACGCGATGATCGCGGCCGCCTGGGCgctcagcctgctgctcagcaccccGCAGTACTTCATCTTCAGCCTCAGCGAGGTGGAGCGCGGCTCGCGGGTCTACGACTGCTGGGCGCACTTCATCATGCCCTGGGGGCCCCGCGCCTACGTCACCTGGATCACCGGCGGCATCTTCGTGGCGCCCGTGCTCATCCTCGCCACCTGCTACGGCTTCATCTGCTTCCGCATCTGGCGCAGCGCCCGAGGCAGGGCGCGCcccggggcggcggcgggcggcggcccGCGGCGGGGGCTGCTCCTCGCCCCCTGCGTCAGCAGCGTCAAAAGCATCTCCCGCGCCAAGATCCGCACCGTCAAGATGACCTTCGTCATCGTCTCGGCCTACGTCGTCTGCTGGGCGCCCTTCTTCACCATCCAGATGTGGTCCGTCTGGGACCAGCGCTTCCCCTGGGTCG ACTCTGAAAACACTGCAACCACCGTCACCGCCCTCCTGGCCAGCCTGAACAGCTGCTGCAACCCCTGGATCTACATGTTCTTCAGCGGGCACCTCCTACAGGACTGCGTGCAGAGCTTCCCTTGCTGCCAAAAGATAAAGCAGACGCTGAGCAAGGAGGATTCGAACAGCAACAGCAGGCGACAGACTTCTTTCACCAACAACCGGAGCCCGACGCACAGCCTGAACACCTGGAGGGAGTCGCCCCACTCCAAGTCCACCAGTTTCATCCCTGTGCCCACCTGA